Proteins from a genomic interval of Drosophila melanogaster chromosome 2R:
- the egg gene encoding eggless, which yields MSGQPTAVDCLESSGSTVEDVQETPASREKSYGLPVRKGENSLESPAEQAAKDVEIEELTHSEAIAATGSTRKQCPYGGKAPDEPGKLADESEDRKGENTKAIASSPVLVAVDSDSSVELIESPVKFSSANESEKDPPKPDAVNEAAAKEAEEMTDSSISSPTSESFPEKDEKTNKENEQEPPGMEVDQDVEESISRPAEEYKIENTLKGHKRISLTEIEEHKIVDKKDDVLEVELEKGTAPKAAEDEKLNALLSDGDVFYDKECVNCNCTKLHKQYVLANMATLNFYQVLRKSSKQQFLCMGCHDTAMDLYEEYAGQLMAKQPLLLKDFHQDHADFVALDSSDEEEEEKQPEKSDFSKNKLQLIEDELDDAIKNVLNKVDFTAQLSWSKTILQAKADHLERQFALADVELEKVQTTADKMHCALYNSCPVAHKHLPTLDIEPSDYVHEVPPPGEIVRPPIQLGETYYAVKNKAIASWVSIKVIEFTESTAINGNTMKSYKIRYLNTPYQMIKTVTAKHIAYFEPPPVRLTIGTRVIAYFDGTTLSRGKDKGVVQSAFYPGIIAEPLKQANRYRYLIFYDDGYTQYVPHRDVRLVCQASEKVWEDVHAASRDFIQKYVEKYSVDRPMVQCTRGQSMTTESNGTWLYARVIDIDCSLVLMQFEGDKNHTEWIYRGSLRLGPVFRETQNNMNSSSAQQLRVPRRTEPFIRYTKEMESSSKVNQQMRAFARKSSASAQNNALAAASSAATPAGGRTNAGGVSTSNSASAVRHLNNSTIYVDDENRPKGHVVYFTAKRNLPPKMYKCHECSPNCLFKIVHRLDSYSPLAKPLLSGWERLVMRQKTKKSVVYKGPCGKSLRSLAEVHRYLRATENVLNVDNFDFTPDLKCLAEYSIDPSIVKDTDISKGQEKMAIPLVNYYDNTLPPPCTYAKQRIPTEGVHLNLDEEFLLCCDCEDDCSDKSKCACWQLTVAGVRYCNPKKPIEEIGYQYKRLHEHVPTGIYECNSRCKCKKNCLNRVVQFSLEMKLQVFKTSNRGWGLRCVNDIPKGAFICIYAGHLLTETMANEGGQDAGDEYFADLDYIEVAEQLKEGYESEVDHSDPDAEEDNGGPDAEDDDDFRPNYHYQRKIKRSSRSGSTQNSSTQSSELDSQERAVINFNPNADLDETVRENSVRRLFGKDEAPYIMDAKTTGNLGRYFNHSCSPNLFVQNVFVDTHDLRFPWVAFFSAAHIRSGTELTWNYNYEVGVVPGKVLYCQCGAPNCRLRLL from the exons ATGTCTGGGCAGCCAACAGCCGTGGACTGCTTAGAGAGCAGTGGAAGCACAGTGGAGGATGTCCAAGAAACACCGGCGTCGAGGGAAAAAAGTTACGGGTTGCCGGTGCGCAAAGGAGAAAATAGCTTGGAGTCTCCTGCAGAACAAGCCGCAAAGGATGTGGAAATTGAGGAACTGACACACAGTGAAGCAATCGCCGCCACCGGTTCAACCAGGAAGCAGTGCCCATATGGAGGTAAGGCCCCTGATGAACCTGGAAAGTTGGCCGACGAATCGGAGGACCGCAAGGGAGAGAACACGAAAGCCATTGCAAGCAGCCCGGTTTTGGTAGCTGTGGATTCGGACAGCAGTGTTGAGCTAATAGAGAGTCCTGTCAAATTCTCCTCCGCCAACGAAAGTGAGAAAGATCCGCCAAAACCAGATGCTGTCAATGAAGCTGCGGCTAAAGAGGCCGAGGAAATGACTGATAGCAGCATCAGCAGTCCCACATCcgaaagttttcctgaaaaaGATGAAAAGACCAATAAGGAAAATGAGCAAGAACCTCCTGGCATGGAGGTAGATCAGGACGTCGAGGAGTCAATAAGTCGACCAGCAGAAGAATACAAAATTGAGAATACATTAAAAGGTCACAAGCGTATTAGCTTAACGGAAATCGAAGAACACAAAATTGTTGATAAAAAAGACGATGTCCTAGAGGTGGAGCTTGAAAAGGGCACTGCTCCGAAAGCTGCAGAAGACGAGAAGCTGAACGCTTTGTTATCAGATGGAGATGTCTTCTACGACAAGGAATGTGTCAACTGCAATTGCACAAAGCTTCATAAACAGTACGTGTTGGCTAACATGGCCACTTTAAACTTTTACCAGGTGCTCCGAAAGTCTTCCAAGCAGCAGTTCCTCTGCATGGGATGCCATGACACAGCAATGGACTTGTATGAG GAGTATGCTGGACAACTAATGGCCAAGCAGCCGCTGCTGCTAAAGGATTTCCATCAGGATCACGCCGACTTTGTGGCTCTGGACAGCAGCGatgaggaggaagaggagaaGCAGCCAG AAAAATCGGACTTTTCGAAAAACAAGCTGCAGCTCATCGAAGATGAACTCGATGATGCCATCAAAAATGTACTTAACAAGGTGGATTTTACGGCTCAGCTGTCCTGGTCAAAAACTATTCTCCAGGCGAAAGCAGACCACTTGGAGCGACAATTCGCACTGGCAGATGTGGAACTCGAAAAAGTTCAGACCACCGCTGACAAAATGCACTGCGCTTTGTATAACTCGTGTCCGGTGGCACACAAACATCTGCCCACCCTGGACATTGAACCCAGTGACTATGTG CATGAAGTTCCACCTCCTGGCGAAATCGTGCGTCCTCCAATACAGTTGGGAGAGACATACTACGCTGTTAAGAACAAGGCTATTGCCAGCTGGGTGTCCATAAAGGTAATCGAGTTTACAGAGAGCACCGCCATCAACGGAAACACGATGAAGAGCTACAAGATTAGGTACCTCAACACTCCGTACCAGATGATCAAGACAGTGACGGCCAAGCACATTGCCTACTTCGAACCACCGCCAGTGCGACTGACCATTG GTACCCGCGTGATTGCGTACTTCGATGGCACCACTTTGTCGCGGGGCAAGGATAAGGGCGTGGTGCAGAGCGCCTTTTATCCAGGCATCATCGCTGAGCCGTTGAAGCAGGCCAATCGCTACCGCTACCTAATATTCTACGACGATGGGTACACTCAGTACGTTCCGCACCGCGATGTCCGTCTAGTTTGCCAGGCTTCCGAGAAAGTGTGGGAGGACGTACACGCCGCATCGCGCGATTTCATACAGAAGTACGTGGAGAAGTACTCCGTGGATCGTCCAATGGTGCAATGCACCCGGGGACAAAGTATGACCACTGAATCGAACGGGACCTGGCTGTACGCGCGCGTCATTGACATCGACTGCAGCTTGGTGTTGATGCAGTTTGAGGGCGACAAAAACCATACGGAGTGGATATACAGGGGTTCATTGCGCTTGGGTCCTGTCTTCAGGGAAACCCAGAACAATATGAACAGTTCAAGCGCACAGCAGCTGCGTGTCCCAAGA CGCACGGAGCCCTTTATTCGGTACACCAAGGAGATGGAGTCCAGCAGCAAGGTGAACCAGCAGATGCGTGCCTTTGCCCGCAAGAGCAGCGCCTCCGCCCAAAATAACGCATTAGCGGCTGCATCTTCGGCAGCAACCCCAGCCGGAGGACGCACCAATGCAGGAGGTGTCAGCACCAGTAATAGCGCAAGTGCTGTGCGACACCTAAACAACTCGACAATCTACGTGGACGACGAGAACAGGCCCAAGGGCCATGTAGTCTACTTTACAGCCAAGCGGAATCTGCCTCCCAAAATGTACAAGTGCCACGAGTGCAGCCCGAACTGCCTCTTTAAGATCGTTCACCGTCTGGACAGCTACAGTCCGTTAGCGAAGCCTCTGCTTTCTGGCTGGGAACGTCTTGTCATGCGGCAGAAGACCAAGAAGTCTGTGGTATACAAGGGACCTTGTGGCAAAAGCTTGCGCAGCCTGGCCGAAGTTCACAGGTACCTTCGAGCTACTGAAAATGTGTTGAACGTAGACAATTTTGACTTTACGCCCGACCTCAAGTGTCTGGCCGAGTACTCCATTGATCCCTCGATCGTGAAGGACACGGACATTTCAAAGGGGCAGGAGAAGATGGCGATTCCGCTGGTAAACTACTACGACAACACCCTGCCGCCCCCATGCACCTACGCGAAGCAGCGCATCCCTACCGAGGGTGTTCATCTGAATCTGGACGAGGAGTTCCTCTTGTGCTGCGACTGCGAGGACGACTGCTCG GACAAGTCAAAGTGCGCCTGTTGGCAGCTAACGGTGGCGGGCGTGCGGTACTGTAACCCGAAGAAACCCATCGAGGAGATAGGCTACCAGTACAAGCGGCTCCACGAGCACGTGCCCACCGGCATCTACGAGTGCAACTCGCGCTGCAAGTGCAAGAAGAATTGCCTGAACCGGGTGGTGCAGTTCTCCCTAGAGATGAAACTGCAGGTGTTCAAGACCTCAAATCGTGGATGGGGCTTGCGCTGCGTTAACGACATCCCCAAGGGTGCTTTCATCTGTATTTACGCCGGCCATCTGCTCACGGAGACGATGGCCAACGAAGGCGGACAGGACGCCGGCGACGAGTATTTCGCGGACTTAGATTACATAGAGGTCGCTGAACAGTTAAAAGAGGGATACGAGTCGGAGGTGGACCACTCGGACCCGGACGCCGAGGAGGACAACGGGGGACCCGATGCCGAGGACGATGACGACTTCCGGCCAAACTATCACTACCAGCGCAAAATCAAGCGCTCTTCCAGAAGCGGCTCCACGCAGAACAGCTCCACTCAGAGCAGCGAGTTGGACTCGCAGGAGCGTGCGGTGATCAACTTTAACCCAAATGCTGATCTGGACGAGACGGTGCGGGAGAACTCGGTGCGGAGGCTTTTCGGCAAGGACGAGGCGCCCTACATCATGGACGCCAAGACAACGGGCAACCTTGGACGCTATTTCAAC CACTCGTGCAGCCCCAATCTCTTCGTGCAGAACGTGTTCGTGGATACTCACGACCTGCGTTTCCCCTGGGTTGCCTTCTTCTCGGCCGCGCACATCCGCTCCGGCACCGAGCTGACTTGGAACTACAATTACGAGGTGGGCGTGGTGCCCGGCAAGGTGTTGTACTGCCAGTGCGGGGCCCCCAATTGCCGCCTTCGTCTGCTCTAA
- the Lcp9 gene encoding larval cuticle protein 9: MKFVIVLACLLAVVFANEEADVVKSDSEVNLLDFNYAYELSNHIRAVQTGALKEHDNWVVSGEYEYVAPNGKTVKVVYTADETGYHPKVVEA; encoded by the exons ATGAAGTTTGTG ATCGTTCTTGCCTGCCTTTTGGCCGTGGTCTTCGCCAACGAGGAGGCTGATGTTGTAAAGAGCGACTCCGAGGTTAACTTGCTGGACTTTAACTACGCTTATGAGCTATCCAACCATATTCGCGCCGTGCAAACTGGAGCCTTGAAGGAGCACGACAACTGGGTGGTTTCCGGGGAGTACGAGTACGTGGCCCCCAACGGCAAGACCGTCAAAGTGGTCTACACCGCCGATGAAACCGGCTACCACCCAAAGGTCGTCGAGGCCTAA
- the TyrRS-m gene encoding Tyrosyl-tRNA synthetase, mitochondrial, with the protein MLPLRRSLLKPLQDVLRHSHRQMSQKNLLELTDRGFFHGIFPDTAAPRMKQLFTRGQQSIYAGFDPTADSLHVGNLLVIMGLIHCQRAGHRPIALVGGATGLIGDPSGRKTERNQLGETVIETNLKAIEQQLRRVFENHENCLWDSKKQKLPLAPLIIVNNADWYADLQLIDFVANMGRHFRMGSMLSRSSVQSRLESEDGMSFTEFTYQIFQAYDWLHLLRRHNCCFQMGGSDQTGNLMTGHELISRVERKREVFGLTLPLVTTEEGDKFGKSAGNAVWLDGNKTSPFALYQFFLRMPDSEVEKLLKLFTFIPLPQVEQLMREHTKEPEKRKAQTLLAEDVTLLVHGESGLKQAERVTNALYKGNVEGLAELNLSEIQQTFQGATMVNLLTEPGMSILELAMKAKCFPTETDAVRIINAGGFYVNQKRVQNIAEVLTTGVHILRNGISLLRVGKRNFYIVRWQ; encoded by the exons ATGCTGCCTCTGCGCCGGAGTTTGCTCAAACCGCTCCAGGATGTACTCCGACATAGCCACCGCCAGATGTCGCAGAAGAACCTCTTGGAGCTCACAGATCGAGGCTTTTTCCACGGCATATTTCCTGATACAGCGGC TCCCAGGATGAAACAGCTTTTTACCAGAGGCCAACAGAGCATCTACGCAGGATTCGATCCCACCGCTGACAGTCTACACGTGGGCAATCTGCTTGTAATAATGGGCCTGATCCACTGCCAAAGAGCCGGCCACAGACCTATTGCCCTAGTAGGAGGAGCAACTGGACTCATAGGGGATCCCAGTGGACGCAAGACAGAGCGCAACCAACTGGGCGAGACGGTGATCGAGACCAATCTAAAGGCTATCGAGCAACAGCTTCGCCGGGTGTTCGAAAATCACGAGAACTGCCTTTGGGACTCTAAGAAACAGAAATTGCCACTGGCTCCCCTAAT AATCGTCAACAATGCCGACTGGTATGCGGACCTGCAGCTCATCGACTTTGTGGCCAACATGGGACGACACTTTCGCATGGGGTCAATGCTCTCCAGATCCTCGGTGCAGTCCCGCCTGGAGTCGGAGGACGGAATGAGCTTCACCGAGTTCACCTACCAGATTTTCCAAGCCTACGACTGGCTGCACCTACTGCGCCGCCACAACTGCTGCTTTCAAATGGGAGGCTCCGATCAGACGGGCAATTTAATGACTGGACACGAGCTTATTAGCCGCGTAGAGCGAAAGCGAGAGGTCTTCGGGCTCACCCTGCCATTGGTCACGACGGAAGAGGGCGATAAGTTCGGCAAGTCGGCAGGCAATGCAGTGTGGCTAGACGGTAACAAGACCTCGCCTTTCGCCCTCTACCAGTTTTTCCTGCGCATGCCAGACTCCGAGGTCGAAAAGCTCCTGAAGCTGTTCACCTTCATCCCGCTGCCCCAGGTGGAGCAGTTGATGCGGGAGCACACGAAGGAGCCCGAGAAGCGGAAGGCGCAGACTCTGCTGGCTGAGGACGTGACTCTGCTGGTTCATGGAG AAAGTGGGCTGAAGCAGGCGGAACGTGTGACCAATGCCTTATACAAAGGCAACGTGGAGGGTTTAGCGGAACTCAACCTTTCCGAGATCCAGCAGACTTTTCAGGGTGCTACTATGGTGAACCTGTTGACCGAGCCAGGAATGTCCATCCTAGAGCTCGCCATGAAGGCGAAGTGCTTTCCCACGGAGA CGGATGCTGTACGCATTATAAACGCAGGCGGATTTTACGTTAACCAGAAGCGGGTGCAGAATATCGCCGAAGTGCTAACTACGGGCGTGCACATCCTGCGCAACGGAATTTCTCTGCTGCGCGTGGGCAAACGCAACTTCTATATTGTGCGCTGGCAATAG
- the CG3594 gene encoding uncharacterized protein → MASDSGSDYEVEAFFNPKRVQRTVNDDSADLLGNFDDQKRREIFEGTYVDKEDGRNPSDPEDSKSEDEAKSDDEAAAEGSAASGAEEEESAENGQITSDQLSSLLRGASKTNRHVLYVTNLNFETTKDDLELHFSAAGTVKSIRIPKKRRGGFAFVEMADLSSFQNAFQLHNTELQGRNIKVQISEAGKKKSANKKNIIKQKNRKLAEMRNEQKTFTKSGKFYDKDLKKEKAKEMLARKRWRKKPAPRPT, encoded by the coding sequence ATGGCCAGTGATTCTGGCAGCGATTATGAGGTGGAGGCTTTCTTCAATCCCAAGCGAGTTCAACGCACAGTCAACGACGACAGTGCGGATCTATTGGGAAACTTCGATGACCAGAAGCGAAGGGAGATCTTCGAGGGCACGTATGTGGACAAGGAGGACGGACGGAATCCCAGTGACCCGGAGGATAGTAAGAGCGAGGATGAGGCCAAGTCCGACGACGAGGCAGCCGCTGAGGGCAGTGCTGCTTCCGGAGCCGAGGAAGAGGAATCTGCGGAAAATGGGCAGATAACCAGTGACCAGCTGAGTTCACTGCTTCGAGGAGCCTCCAAAACCAACAGACACGTCCTGTACGTGACGAACCTGAACTTCGAAACCACAAAGGACGACCTGGAGCTGCACTTCTCTGCGGCAGGCACGGTCAAGTCTATCCGCATTCCCAAGAAGCGACGAGGGGGCTTCGCCTTTGTGGAAATGGCCGACCTAAGCAGTTTCCAGAATGCCTTCCAGCTGCACAACACAGAGCTGCAGGGACGCAACATCAAGGTGCAGATCTCCGAGGCGGGCAAGAAGAAGTCGGCCAACAAGAAGAACATCATCAAACAGAAGAACCGAAAGCTGGCCGAGATGCGCAACGAGCAGAAGACCTTCACGAAGAGCGGCAAGTTTTACGACAAGGACCTGAAAAAGGAGAAGGCCAAGGAAATGCTGGCGCGAAAGCGGTGGCGCAAAAAGCCCGCCCCCAGACCCACATAA